The proteins below are encoded in one region of Oceaniferula marina:
- a CDS encoding DsrE family protein gives MQRSVIITRNGMGEGDPKLSLILLEKYLTSSLENDDIKDVYAFYNSGVKAPLENKNIYLLLEQVQSKGAEIYFCGTCLEFYGLAQDVNIGKIACMNDIRTVINNSRADFL, from the coding sequence ATGCAACGATCCGTCATCATCACTCGAAATGGCATGGGAGAAGGCGATCCCAAGCTCTCTCTCATCCTACTGGAAAAATATCTGACATCCTCACTGGAAAATGACGACATCAAGGACGTCTATGCCTTTTATAACAGTGGAGTCAAAGCCCCACTGGAGAACAAAAACATCTACCTGCTGCTCGAACAGGTCCAGAGCAAGGGAGCCGAGATCTATTTTTGCGGAACCTGCCTTGAGTTCTACGGGCTGGCTCAGGATGTCAACATTGGCAAGATTGCATGCATGAATGACATCCGTACGGTCATCAACAACAGCCGGGCTGATTTTTTATAA